A single genomic interval of Penicillium psychrofluorescens genome assembly, chromosome: 2 harbors:
- a CDS encoding uncharacterized protein (ID:PFLUO_002733-T1.cds;~source:funannotate): protein MSSPNTTTMKSASELVTSYAALIKNKTILTTGVSPGTLGGYFVQSIAKAQPACLILAGRNDTKLEECKGDIQAISPETKVRTLKMDLDSLQSVRAAADQVNSWADIPAIDVLVNNAGIMAVEYGLSVDGFEKQLATNHLAPFMFTNMIMDKILKSESPRVVNVSSDGHRLSPIRFADPNFEDGKTYNKWVAYGQSKTANMLLALSLASKLGVKHELLAFSLHPGVIATNLGNHLDWSVDLGGLQSTDKSLGNAEGWREFSFKTPDQGIATHVFASFDPSLKVNNGAYLIDARVADPLSDTVKPWATSLLEAERMWRLSEELVGEEFKY, encoded by the exons atgtcATCACCAAACACCACGACCATGAAATCCGCCAGCGAGCTAGTCACGTCCTACGCAGCTCTaataaaaaacaaaaccatTTTAACAACGGGTGTATCTCCCGGGACACTAGGCGGCTATTTTGTACAGAGCATAGCAAAAGCGCAGCCAGCCTGTCTGATTCTAGCGGGCCGTAACGACACCAAACTCGAAGAGTGCAAGGGAGACATTCAAGCCATCAGCCCAGAGACCAAAGTGCGCACGCTGAAAATGGACCTTGATTCCCTGCAGAGCGTGCGCGCGGCTGCAGACCAGGTCAACAGCTGGGCAGATATTCCCGCTATTGATGTGTTGGTTAACAATGCCGGCATCATGGCGGTGGAATACGGGCTCTCGGTCGACGGGTTTGAGAAGCAACTGGCTACAAACCATCTTGCTCCATTCATGTTCACGAATATGATCATGGACAAGATCCTAAAGTCCGAAAGTCCTCGTGTCGTGAATGTCAGCAGTGACGGGCACCGTCTGAGTCCTATCCGCTTCGCTGACCCTAATTTCGAG GACGGCAAAACATACAATAAATGGGTCGCATATGGCCAATCCAAGACAGCCAACATGCTGCTGGCACTCTCGCTCGCCTCGAAACTAGGTGTCAAGCACGAACTCCTCGCATTCAGCCTACACCCAGGCGTCATCGCAACAAATCTAGGCAACCATCTAGACTGGAGCGTTGATCTTGGGGGACTTC AATCTACGGATAAGTCATTGGGCAATGCAGAAGGCTGGAGAGAGTTTAGTTTCAAAACACCAGACCAGGGCATTGCCACTCATGTTTTTGCTTCGTTTGACCCAAGTCTCAAAG TAAATAATGGCGCCTATCTCATTGATGCCCGGGTGGCAGATCCCTTGTCCGACACCGTGAAGCCGTGGGCCACGAGCCTCCTCGAGGCTGAAAGAATGTGGCGGTTGAGCGAGGAATTAGTAGGTGAGGAGTTTAAGTATTAG
- a CDS encoding uncharacterized protein (ID:PFLUO_002739-T1.cds;~source:funannotate) — protein sequence MSAPLVKILHRLQELFHNVVTALETMILFPSLFRGFSHRRRKPFLGAHWRRRSLDDFADEVDTLFTTPLSSTRNMADMSEKIRAQFRHCLQSSPYCMLPSYNHALPAGTEKGTFLALDVGGSTFRVALIELNGRDDAMRIVKVASSYIDNQVKLLEGTQFFDWMAQRIDEMLRDVGTDYGRGDAPLAMGLSWSFPIEQTSVNSGLVIHMGKGFMCSNGTLGQELGDLIIRSCRKRSLNVSMAALVNDSSAALLSRAYVDPKTRMSLILGTGTNMAIHFPVHEIGRSKFGVRPDGWFDHAKHVIINSELSMFGGGVLPMTRWDDILNRTHLRPDYQPLEYMITGRYLGEIVRLIMVEAVETAGLFGGELPHSLREAYSLDTSIVAFLEEDSSTSLAASAALLQKEHTFPSYPPVEDLRFLRRVCQLVSRRAAAYLATGIHSMWCLRNQAESSPTSSPTCESPIKESPEVTVVENEDASNKLSIACDGTVINKYPGFRATCQSYLDQLTEETYPGCNASIQLNPAPESAILGAAVAVAVAVAEQQ from the coding sequence ATGTCGGCCCCGCTGGTCAAGATCTTGCACCGACTGCAGGAGCTCTTCCACAATGTCGTGACCGCACTAGAAACCATGATTCTCTTTCCCTCGCTTTTCCGGGGCTTCTCACACCGGCGACGAAAGCCCTTCCTGGGCGCACACTGGCGCCGCCGGTCTCTCGATGATTTCGCCGATGAAGTCGATACGCTCTTCACCACTCCCTTGTCCTCCACCCGCAATATGGCCGACATGTCGGAGAAGATCCGCGCACAGTTTCGCCACTGCCTGCAGTCCAGTCCCTACTGCATGCTGCCTTCCTACAACCACGCCCTGCCAGCCGGCACGGAAAAGGGAACTTTCTTAGCGCTGGATGTTGGCGGCTCGACGTTCCGTGTGGCGTTGATTGAACTGAATGGCCGGGACGATGCGATGCGCATTGTGAAGGTGGCATCATCGTACATCGACAACCAGGTCAAGTTGCTGGAAGGAACACAGTTCTTTGACTGGATGGCCCAGCGCATTGATGAGATGCTGAGGGATGTGGGCACCGACTACGGCCGTGGTGATGCGCCGCTGGCCATGGGCCTGTCCTGGTCCTTCCCGATCGAGCAGACCTCGGTCAACAGTGGGCTGGTGATCCACATGGGCAAAGGGTTCATGTGCTCGAACGGAACTCTGGGACAAGAGCTGGGCGATCTGATCATCCGATCCTGTCGCAAGCGCAGTCTCAATGTGTCGATGGCGGCGCTGGTCAACGACAGCTCCGCGGCGCTCCTCTCGCGCGCCTACGTCGACCCCAAGACCCGCATGTCACTGATCTTGGGAACCGGGACCAACATGGCGATCCACTTCCCCGTGCATGAAATTGGCCGGTCCAAGTTCGGAGTGCGCCCAGACGGCTGGTTCGACCACGCCAAGCACGTTATTATCAACAGCGAATTGAGCATGTTCGGTGGCGGCGTGTTGCCCATGACACGATGGGACGACATCCTGAACCGCACCCACTTGCGTCCCGACTACCAGCCGCTCGAGTACATGATCACCGGCCGGTATCTGGGCGAGATCGTCCGCTTGATCATGGTCGAGGCCGTCGAAACCGCCGGTCTATTCGGTGGCGAGCTGCCACATTCCTTGCGCGAGGCGTATTCCTTGGATACGAGCATTGTCGCCTTCCTGGAAGAGGACTCATCCACCTCGCTCGCCGCTTCGGCCGCTCTCCTCCAGAAAGAACACACCTTCCCATCCTACCCCCCCGTGGAAGACCTTCGGTTCCTGCGCCGGGTCTGCCAGCTTGTCTCGCGTCGCGCGGCGGCATACCTGGCTACAGGCATCCACAGCATGTGGTGTCTGCGCAACCAGGCCGAgtcctcccccacctcctcccccacctgCGAATCGCCCATCAAGGAGTCCCCAGAAGTCACCGTGGTTGAAAACGAAGACGCCTCCAATAAGCTCTCCATTGCCTGCGACGGTACCGTCATCAACAAGTACCCGGGCTTCCGTGCCACCTGCCAGAGCTACCTGGATCAGTTGACCGAGGAAACATACCCTGGCTGTAACGCATCCATCCAGCTGAACCCGGCGCCCGAAAGTGCCATCCTAGGCGCAGCGGTGGCCGTTGCGGTCGCCGTGGCTGAGCAGCAGTAG
- a CDS encoding uncharacterized protein (ID:PFLUO_002734-T1.cds;~source:funannotate): MASPIPRGLKQVLQKTPNDIVILSSLRTPVTRAKKGGFKDSYPEELLSNVLRATLKANPNLDPALIDDVTIGSVLQELGGAKAGRMAQIHAGFPHSVPFNTVNRQCSSGLAAITQVANGIRAGAINVGVGGGMESMTRNYGSRAIPTVLWPALKESHSQDARDCIMSMGITSENVAERYGVSRADQDAFAADSHHKASAAQAAGKFDSEIVPVTTKSVVPEQPEAPAEDVTVSADDGIRHSISVEKMASLKPAFKENGTSTAGNSSQVSDGAAAALLMRRSTADALGLSGNIKARWVATAVAGCAPDEMGVGPAVAIPKLLESVGVTVPEVGVWEINEAFASQALYSIRKLGIDQAKVNPNGGAIAIGHPLGATGARQLATLLPELERSGQQVGVVSMCIGTGMGMASMFVRE, encoded by the coding sequence ATGGCATCTCCAATCCCGCGCGGCCTCAAGCAGGTCCTCCAAAAGACGCCCAACGACATCGTGATCCTCTCCTCGCTGCGCACACCCGTAACCCGCGCCAAGAAAGGCGGCTTCAAGGACTCCTACCCAGAGGAGCTGCTGTCTAACGTCTTGCGCGCCACACTCAAAGCCAACCCGAACCTCGACCCAGCCCTGATCGACGACGTGACCATCGGCTCCGTCCTACAAGAGCTGGGCGGCGCAAAGGCCGGCCGCATGGCCCAGATCCACGCCGGCTTCCCGCATTCCGTCCCCTTCAACACTGTCAACCGCCAATGCTCGTCCGGCCTGGCGGCCATCACGCAAGTGGCGAATGGCATCCGCGCCGGTGCTATCAAcgtcggcgttggcggcggcatggaGTCTATGACACGCAACTACGGCTCGCGCGCTATTCCCACCGTCCTCTGGCCCGCTCTGAAGGAGTCGCACTCCCAGGACGCCCGCGACTGCATCATGTCCATGGGGATCACGTCTGAGAACGTGGCCGAGCGGTATGGCGTCTCGCGCGCTGACCAGGATGCCTTCGCGGCGGACTCGCACCACAAGGCTTCCGCCGCGCAGGCCGCCGGAAAGTTTGATTCCGAGATCGTCCCCGTCACCACCAAGTCCGTTGTCCCCGAGCAACCCGAGGCCCCGGCCGAGGATGTGACTGTCAGCGCGGACGATGGCATCCGGCACAGCATCTCAGTCGAGAAGATGGCCTCGCTCAAGCCCGCGTTCAAGGAAAACGGTACCAGCACAGCAGGCAACAGCTCGCAGGTGAGCGACGGCGCCGCAGCCGCGCTGCTGATGCGCCGGTCTACCGCCGACGCGCTAGGCCTCTCGGGCAACATCAAGGCCCGCTGGGTCgccaccgccgtggccggGTGTGCGCCCGACGAGATGGGCGTGGGGCCTGCCGTGGCCATTCCCAAGCTCCTTGAGAGTGTCGGTGTCACGGTTCCCGAAGTGGGTGTGTGGGAAATCAACGAGGCCTTTGCCTCGCAGGCGCTGTATAGTATCCGCAAGCTAGGCATTGACCAGGCTAAGGTTAACCCGAACGGTGGCGCTATCGCTATCGGACATCCTCTTGGCGCGACTGGTGCTCGCCAGCTGGCTACTCTGCTGCCGGAGTTGGAGCGCAGTGGTCAGCAGGTTGGTGTTGTTAGTATGTGCATTGGTACGGGCATGGGTATGGCGAGTATGTTTGTTCGGGAGTAA
- a CDS encoding uncharacterized protein (ID:PFLUO_002738-T1.cds;~source:funannotate): MATYNVVDLSSVLRTLCDLNAQGQPWPGPSAAREQHHHDQAKPPSHTRTPPTDLATITTWPAALRHVMRTVGQSEETQLRIRGLIRSQHTHERQWWKGREALLAKQAARGDKKKELDAVLRSIGAPVDPKEISTVAEDRAELTNYDEKVYKASAQMAEAMAAELRGMGIPFFGTVRNEAVNDDEAKLTASELHHLQSRMLELLQDLCKE, translated from the exons ATGGCCACTTACAACGTTGTAGACTTGTCCTCGGTCCTCCGTACTCTTTGCGACTTGAATGCGCAGGGTCAGCCCTGGCCGGGACCTTCTGCTGCCCGAGAACAGCACCACCATGACCAGGCCAAGCCGCCATCTCACACCCGCACACCACCCACCGATCTAGCCACAATAACCACCTGGCCCGCAGCCCTCCGCCATGTGATGCGCACCGTAGGCCAAAGCGAAGAGACCCAGCTGCGCATCCGCGGCCTAATCCGAAGCCAACATACCCACGAGCGGCAATGGTGGAAAGGGCGCGAAGCACTCCTCGCGAAACAAGCCGCGCGGGgggacaagaagaaggagctAGACGCTGTCCT TCGATCCATCGGCGCACCGGTTGACCCGAAAGAGATATCTACCGTGGCCGAAGACCGTGCGGAGCTCACAAACTATGACGAGAAGGTGTACAAGGCCTCTGCGCAGATGGCAGAGGCCATGGCGGCTGAGTTGCGAGGGATGGGGATTCCGTTCTTTGGGACGGTGAGGAATGAAGCGGTGAACGACGATGAGGCGAAGCTGACAGCTTCTGAGCTGCACCATTTGCAGAGTCGcatgctggagctgctgcaggatCTGTGTAAGGAATGA
- a CDS encoding uncharacterized protein (ID:PFLUO_002737-T1.cds;~source:funannotate), translated as MSRSAADATRFTATGPYASSKASGKPYSLPDSLQSKNTAKPAPHNANASAPNQPTGPGGKPENPREKVERLRAQARASRVGKESLVDRLVASGQRVANKAHKGMVYTLIAATGVCGVLTVYSMVSLTLYNRRQKKLWIEREIESLKQARIAYAAGTATPEQIDMVKNEDIGAIYKQKKEEEKAQRPWNKAKRFLAEKLGGEEQDSGVVAAAVGATTSAATAAGENAKQTGAGVMDAVNAKRAIDAATSKTKPFAPGQLDVMAENVERAAKDSTKGWASWLTGR; from the exons ATGTCCCGATCCGCGGCCGACGCAACGCGGTTCACAGCGACGGGCCCCTACGCCAGCTCCAAAGCCAGCGGCAAGCCGTACAGTCTGCCCGACTCCCTTCAATCGAAGAACACCGCCAAACCTGCGCCACACAATGCAAATGCAAGTGCACCAAACCAACCTACAGGCCCGGGCGGGAAACCCGAGAACCCCCGGGAGAAGGTCGAACGGCTGCGGGCCCAGGCGCGTGCGAGCCGCGTGGGGAAGGAGTCGCTCGTGGACCGCTTGGTTGCTTCGGGGCAGAGAGTGGCGAATAAAGCACACAAGGGGATGGTGTATACGTTAATTGCTGCAACAG GCGTCTGCGGCGTCCTAACAGTCTACTCAATGGTCTCACTCACGCTGTACAACCGCCGCCAAAAGAAACTGTGGATCGAACGCGAAATCGAATCTCTCAAGCAAGCGCGCATCGCCTACGCGGCCGGCACGGCGACACCGGAACAGATCGATATGGTCAAGAACGAGGACATTGGCGCAATCTAtaagcagaagaaggaagaggagaaggcgcAGCGCCCGTGGAATAAGGCGAAGCGGTTTCTTGCCGAGAAATTGGGTGGGGAGGAGCAGGATTCTGGtgtggttgctgctgctgtgggtGCGACTACTTCTGCAGCCACTGCTGCCGGGGAGAATGCCAAACAGACTGGTGCGGGTGTGATGGATGCTGTCAATGCGAAGAGGGCTATCGACGCTGCAACGTCGAAGACGAAACCTTTCGCGCCGGGTCAATTGGATGTCATGGCTGAGAACGTGGAGCGCGCAGCCAAAGACTCGACAAAGGGATGGGCTAGCTGGTTGACGGGGCGGTAG
- a CDS encoding uncharacterized protein (ID:PFLUO_002732-T1.cds;~source:funannotate): protein MAFKTWLVTGASSGLGATIAEAALKAGHTVIATARNPTKAAEANPQISNLGGIWIELDVTSSDTIKAVEYAINEAGGIIDVVVNNAGYSLLGSIEDMSEAEIETQFNTNVYGPVRVLKGVLPFMRARKSGTVVNISSSAGIDGLPTCAMYAGTKFALEGMSESLARELAPFNIRVLVVEPGSLRTNFWTAYVEPAAGMNKDYAGTPLEHVLQAFKSNKGAQPGDAVKCAQRILEVVDDTGMGAGKGDLFRLPLGSDCYARFQTKIENLQENLLQVKEIAHSTSY from the exons ATGGCATTCAAAACCTGGCTTGTCACTGGTGCGTCTTCTGGCCTCGGAGCCACAATCGCAGAAGCAGCCCTCAAAGCCGGTCACACTGTAATCGCCACGGCGCGCAATCCCACTAAAGCAGCCGAAGCCAACCCGCAGATCTCAAAcctcggcggcatctggATCGAGCTTGATGTGACGAGCTCCGACACCATTAAAGCAGTGGAGTATGCGATTAACGAGGCTGGTGGTATCATTGATGTTGTTGTCAACAATGCCGGCTATTCTTTGCTGGGCAGTATCGAGGATATGAGCGAGGCCGAAATCGAGACCCAATTTAATACAAATGTCTACGGTCCCGTTCGTGTATTGAAGGGTGTTCTTCCCTTCATGCGGGCGAGGAAGTCTGGCACTGTTGTCAACATTAGCAGCAGTGCCGGGATCGATGGACTGCCTACATGCGCGATGTACGCAGGGACAAAGTTTGCTCTTGAAG GCATGTCTGAAAGCCTCGCGCGAGAGTTAGCACCATTCAATATTCGAGTGCTCGTCGTCGAGCCGGGATCGCTTCGGACCAACTTTTGGACAGCCTATGTCGAGCCTGCGGCTGGCATGAACAAGGACTATGCTGGGACCCCCCTGGAACATGTTCTCCAGGCATTCAAGTCAAACAAAGGCGCCCAGCCAGGCGATGCCGTCAAATGTGCCCAGAGAATCCTGGAAGTCGTAGACGACACCGGCATGGGTGCTGGGAAGGGAGACCTATTTCGCTTGCCACTTGGCTCGGATTGCTATGCACGCTTCCAGACCAAAATTGAGAACCTACAGGAGAACTTGCTGCAAGTGAAGGAGATTGCCCACTCTACTAGCTACTGA
- a CDS encoding uncharacterized protein (ID:PFLUO_002735-T1.cds;~source:funannotate), giving the protein MFGVKRPRDPSEPEGHDSKKHRLGQRPQSALPPELDQSLRFRAPTLTPVDSSDEEVDEDGEEGVALQKNLGPGRLPTLQLNPAHRNGGKPPLPNGDDLSPWLLSANTSNSSVLPSPISHNLVHQSLNLSESATAPSHGYFPTPKSYPDDPDPENSMEGVAFDQPLKIALRLPSPISEDEDASSMAGRRTPSDVEMTYDSTSTPLPFAESGGRPWTDSLVMPQAGRLSASISPTPSELPRKKPMLVMGYRADCDKCRRRVPGHYSHIKTDN; this is encoded by the exons ATGTTCGGCGTCAAGCGACCGAGAGACCCCTCGGAGCCCGAGGGCCATGATTCCAAG AAACACCGGCTGGGGCAGCGTCCACAGTCCGCACTTCCCCCCGAGCTCGACCAGTCCCTTCGCTTCCGTGCCCCCACCCTCACTCCGGTCGACTCGTCAGACGAGGAGGtagatgaagatggggagGAAGGAGTTGCTCTTCAGAAAAACCTAGGGCCCGGTCGCCTACCGACGCTACAGCTGAATCCCGCCCACCGCAACGGCGGGAAGCCTCCCTTGCCCAACGGCGACGACCTCTCCCCCTGGCTGTTGAGCGCGaacaccagcaacagcagtgTCCTACCTTCTCCCATCTCGCACAATCTCGTCCACCAGTCGCTCAACCTCAGCGAGTCCGCCACCGCTCCGAGCCATGGCTACTTCCCGACGCCAAAATCCTACCCTGATGACCCCGACCCCGAGAACTCGATGGAGGGGGTGGCCTTTGACCAACCCCTCAAAATTGCACTCCGTCTCCCCAGCCCAATCAGTGAAGACGAGGACGCTAGCAGCATGGCGGGCCGCCGGACCCCCAGCGACGTGGAAATGACCTACGACTCGACTTCGACGCCGCTGCCCTTTGCTGAATCAGGCGGGCGGCCGTGGACGGATTCACTCGTGATGCCGCAGGCCGGCCGGTTGTCtgcctcgatctcgcccaCGCCCTCAGAGCTTCCTCGGAAGAAGCCCATGCTGGTGATGGGATACCGAGCGGACTGCGACAAGTGTCGCCGGAGGGTTCCGGGGCATTACAGCCACATCAAAACCGATAACTGA
- a CDS encoding uncharacterized protein (ID:PFLUO_002736-T1.cds;~source:funannotate) yields the protein MPLVNTTEVSEDTRVLGYDPLLSPQFLQTEIPAPNRATEAVRSGRNQAIEIIEQRDDRLLVVVGPCSIHDPDTALEYARRLKEVSDKLSKDLCIIMRAYLEKPRTTVGWKGLINDPDIDESYNINKGLRVSRKLYTDLTSTGLPIASEMLDTISPQFLADLISLGAIGARTTESQLHRELASGLSFPIGYKNGTDGNLGVAIDAIGAAAHPHRFLGVTKQGLAAITKTAGNEHGFVILRGGNRGTNYDRESIRGAREALRAKKQREVLMVDCSHGNSRKNHLNQPVVAKEVSDQLREGESAIVGVMIESNIYEGNQKVPPEGASGLLRGVSITDACINWEMTVDVLENLADGVRARRTARKSKANGTNGH from the exons ATGCCCCTCGTCAACACCACCGAAGTCAGTGAGGACACTCGCG TCCTCGGATACGATCCACTGCTGTCGCCGCAGTTCCTCCAGACCGAGATTCCTGCC CCCAACCGTGCCACGGAAGCTGTGCGCTCCGGCCGGAATCAGGCCATTGAGATCATCGAACAACGCGATGACCGATTACTCGTAGTCGTCGGGCCCTGCTCGATCCACGACCCCGACACGGCGCTCGAGTACGCCCGGCGGCTGAAGGAGGTGTCGGACAAACTGTCCAAGGACCTGTGCATCATCATGCGCGCCTACCTCGAGAAGCCCCGGACCACGGTCGGCTGGAAGGGCCTCATCAACGACCCGGACATCGACGAGTCGTACAACATCAACAAGGGCCTGCGCGTGTCCCGCAAGCTGTACACCGACCTGACCAGCACGGGCCTGCCCATCGCCTCGGAGATGCTCGACACCATCTCACCGCAGTTCCTCGCCGACCTGATCTCACTGGGCGCCATCGGCGCCCGCACCACCGAGTCCCAGCTGCACCGCGAGCTGGCCTCGGGCCTGAGCTTCCCCATCGGCTACAAGAACGGCACGGACGGCAACCTGGGCGTCGCCATCGACGCCATCGGGGCCGCCGCGCACCCGCACCGCTTCCTCGGCGTGACGAAGCAGGGCCTGGCAGCGATCACCAAGACCGCCGGCAACGAGCACGGATTCGTGATCCTGCGCGGCGGGAACAGGGGCACGAACTATGACCGCGAGAGCATCCGAGGCGCGCGCGAGGCCCTGCGcgccaagaagcagcgcgaGGTGCTGATGGTCGACTGCTCGCACGGCAACTCGCGCAAGAACCACCTCAACCAGCCCGTCGTCGCCAAAGAGGTCTCCGACCAGCTGCGCGAGGGCGAGTCCGCCATTGTCGGCGTCATGATCGAATCCAATATCTACGAGGGTAACCAGAAGGTCCCTCCCGAGGGCGCGTCCGGCCTGCTCCGGGGCGTCAGCATCACCGACGCCTGCATCAACTGGGAAATGACCGTCGATGTGCTGGAGAATCTGGCGGACGGCGTGCGCGCGCGTCGTACGGCGCGGAAATCAAAGGCCAATGGCACGAATGGCCACTAA
- a CDS encoding uncharacterized protein (ID:PFLUO_002731-T1.cds;~source:funannotate), translating to MHLYVIAAHLAGLLTVASAKDSRTFAVNHFYGKGPLTEGRMDPIISPGAASSHVHAIQGGSNFNLTMETNTLLDSSCTSSLVEADKSNYWTPTLYFQDHTNGSFISVPMFYMNVYYFFEPTDDEIKAFPVGLRMVSGNNSVRTPPPGGAANVLDTSEGTIQPVQWTCPRTSYDTPSYPPNSDGLHGVGIQDPNNLGAGAGFPDMNCDGYASPLRADIHFPSCYNPEAGLDAYEDNMVFPSSKGTTAGKANCPKGWIHLPHLFYEVYWNTPLFVDMWEQGQGSQPFILANGDRTGYSLHGDFIAGWDEDVLQKIINNCNAGDSGMDKCADAGTINNSADSCNIPNLIPEKIHGDLEKLPGNNPPTGWGVAASSSSSEPASAETTTSVPSASKTETETATTTTAQASATKTSNASWSYLGCYSDNVSNRALTGVQFANLGIGKVTSTGCMKYCSNAGFSLAGTEYAGQCFCGNKMESSSKIGAGKCNMKCEGDASQICGGSAALSVYEKATTA from the exons ATGCATTTATATGTTATAGCCGCCCATTTGGCTGGCCTCCTCACGGTAGCATCCGCCAAGGACTCTCGAACTTTCGCCGTGAATCACTTCTATGGCAAGGGTCCACTAACTGAGGGCCGGATGGATCCCATCATCAGCCCTGGCGCCGCATCGAGCCATGTGCACGCTATCCAGGGTGGAAGTAATTTCAACTTGACTATGGAGACCAACACCTTGCTCGACTCGTCTTGCACCTCTTCCCTGGTTGAGGCAGATAAGAGCAACTACTGGACTCCGACTCTATACTTTCAAGACCACACAAACGGTAGCTTTATCTCGGTCCCTATGTTCTATATGAACGTCTATTATTT CTTCGAACCAACCGATGATGAAATCAAAGCATTCCCAGTCGGTCTTCGCATGGTCAGTGGGAATAACAGTGTCCGCACACCACCACCTGGTGGCGCTGCCAACGTCCTGGACACGAGCGAAGGCACAATCCAGCCCGTGCAATGGACCTGTCCCCGTACTTCATATGATACACCCTCGTACCCTCCAAACTCTGATGGCCTCCACGGCGTCGGCATCCAGGACCCGAACAATctgggcgctggagctggcTTCCCGGATATGAACTGCGATGGTTATGCGTCCCCTCTGCGAGCCGATATTCACTTCCCTTCCTGTTATAACCCCGAGGCTGGTCTCGATGCCTATGAGGATAATATGGTAttccccagcagcaagggGACTACTGCGGGAAAGGCGAACTGTCCGAAGGGGTGGattcatcttcctcatctttTCTATGAGGTTTATTGGAATACTCCTCTCTTTGTGGATATGTGGGAGCAGGGACAAGGGTCACAGCCGTTTATTCTGGCGAATGGAGATCGTACTGGATATTCTCTCCACGGTGACTTT ATTGCTGGctgggatgaggatgtcTTGCAGAAGATTATCAATAATTGCAATGCCGGTGACTCGGGAATGGACAAGTGTGCTGACGCTGGCACGATCAACAACTCCGCCGACAGCTGCAATATCCCGAACCTGATTCCCGAGAAGATCCATGGTGATTTGGAGAAGCTGCCTGGTAACAACCCTCCGACTGGTTGGGGGGTGGCTGCTTCGTCTAGCTCGTCGGAGCCAGCAAGCGCCGAGACAACAACCAGCGTGCCATCTGCCTCCAAGACTGAGACCGAAACTGCTACCACTACAACCGCTCAAGCCTCTGCGACCAAGACCAGCAATGCCAGTTGGTCCTATCTTGGATGCTACTCCGACAACGTGTCAAACCGTGCATTGACTGGAGTACAATTCGCCAACCTAGGCATTGGAAAAGTGACATCCACTGGCTGCATGAAGTACTGCAGTAACGCAGGCTTCAGCTTAGCGGGAACTGAGTACGCGGGACAATGCTTTTGCGGTAACAAGATGGAGAGCAGCTCCAAGATCGGGGCAGGCAAATGCAACATGAAGTGCGAGGGCGATGCCTCTCAGATCTGCGGTGGTAGCGCGGCTTTGAGTGTGTACGAGAAGGCCACGACTGCCTAG